One genomic window of Magnolia sinica isolate HGM2019 chromosome 3, MsV1, whole genome shotgun sequence includes the following:
- the LOC131239937 gene encoding MDIS1-interacting receptor like kinase 2-like isoform X1, which produces MAIHTSLSPAFLPVLLSFIFSHPTSFTAAAPPSSLLSEAEALLKWKASLSPAQSLLSWSLTASNATTNTISPCNWSGISCNSLGSVTEISLPTAGLQGRLDSLSFLSFPNLLHLNLSSNTLTGNIPTHIGTLYKLTSLDLSTNNLYGILPLSMANLSHISELNISSNEISGKLDPIFFTNWTKLISFQLQNNQFTGNIPSEIRLLTNLQILNLGGNKINGSIPWEIGNLVNLNEIVLSYNNLTGPIPPPLGNLSSLTILNLYSNQIYGSIPPEIGNLVNLKELDLYNNLVTGSVPSTLGNLTKLTFLSLIDCQLSGSLPQEMMNMTNLSELYLHGNNFSGDLPQLCHGGSLKRFTAFDNHFTGEIPKSFRNCTSLTRARLNGNQLVANVSEAFGVYPHLIFMDISDNMLFGELLPNWGECKNLTKLQFSGNMISGRIPPEIGQLRQLEVLGLSSNRLVGEIPKELGKLTSLFNLTLNDNQLSGQVPEEIGKLSNLEFLDLSMNHLSGPIPPQLGDCSKLHYLKLSENVLNGSIPFQIGNLVYLQGLLDLSHNSLNGHISPQLAKLIRLEKLNLSHNMLSGSIPPSFEGMFSLQSIDFSYNALEGPIPNSKSFQKAPIEAFIKNKGLCGEVQGLRPCNASSTGHADVKKGHRVVFLVILPLLVTSFLLFVIVGISFICYQRRRNIEKGILVRSNENPFSIWNYDGIAVFEDIVEVTEGFDDKYCIGTGGCGKVYKANLPMGEVVAVKKLHPLEGGDHFDQRSFRNEIRALTEIRHRNIVKLYGFCSHARCSFLVYQYMERGSLASILSNDEGTAQLDWTLRVKIIKGVSHALSYMHHDCTPPIIHRDLSSKNILLNSELEAIVSDFGTARLLIPDSSNWTMLAGTYGYIAPELAYTIRVTEKCDVYSFGVVALEVMMGRHPGELISSLSSPNREDILLKDLLDKRLSDPMAEVAREVVFVVSMALACIRLDPNSRPTMHRVAQELSVGGPSFSLEPFHALTLRQLMDLKV; this is translated from the exons ATGGCTATACATACATCTCTCTCCCCTGCATTTCTGCCCGTTTTACTATCCTTCATTTTTTCCCATCCAACATCATTtacagcagcagcaccaccatcATCGCTACTCTCAGAAGCAGAGGCTCTCCTGAAATGGAAAGCCAGCCTCTCGCCAGCACAATCTCTCCTTTCATGGTCGCTTACTGCTTCGAATGCTACCACCAATACAATCTCTCCTTGCAATTGGAGTGGGATCTCATGCAACAGCCTTGGAAGTGTAACAGAGATAAGCCTACCGACTGCGGGCTTGCAAGGTAGGCTCGATAGCTTGAGCTTCTTATCATTTCCAAACCTTCTCCATCTCAATCTCAGTAGCAACACCCTCACTGGAAACATCCCAACCCATATTGGCACTCTTTACAAACTCACTTCCCTCGATCTATCTACAAATAATCTTTATGGTATTTTACCCCTTTCAATGGCTAATCTTAGTCACATTTCAGAGCTCAACATCTCATCTAATGAAATAAGTGGCAAACTAGATCCCATTTTCTTCACCAATTGGACCAAACTCATCTCTTTTCAGTTACAGAACAATCAATTCACAGGAAACATTCCATCTGAAATCAGGCTGCttacaaatctccaaatcttgaaCCTCGgaggaaataaaataaatggatcaaTACCTTGGGAAATAGGAaatcttgtgaatttgaatgagATAGTCTTGTCCTATAACAATCTGACTGGTCCCATCCCTCCTCCTTTAGGTAATTTGAGTAGCCTTACAATTTTAAATCTCTACAGTAACCAAATTTATGGTTCAATTCCACCAGAAATAGGAAATCTGGTTAATCTCAAGGAGCTTGATTTGTACAATAACCTTGTAACAGGTTCtgtcccttccactttaggaaacTTGACCAAGCTTACTTTTTTGTCCCTTATTGACTGTCAGTTATCTGGTTCCTTGCCTCAAGAAATGATGAACATGACAAATCTTTCTGAACTCTACTTGCATGGCAACAACTTCTCCGGCGATTTACCTCAGTTATGCCATGGTGGATCTCTTAAACGATTCACTGCATTTGACAACCATTTCACTGGTGAGATCCCGAAAAGCTTCAGAAACTGCACTAGCTTAACAAGAGCGCGACTCAATGGAAACCAACTTGTTGCAAATGTATCCGAAGCTTTTGGTGTATACCCACATCTCATATTCATGGACATCAGCGACAACATGTTGTTTGGTGAACTCTTACCGAACTGGGGAGAATGCAAAAACCTAACAAAGCTACAATTCTCTGGGAACATGATCAGCGGTCGAATTCCTCCGGAGATTGGGCAATTGAGGCAGCTAGAAGTGCTGGGTCTTTCTTCAAACCGTCTAGTAGGAGAGATTCCAAAGGAGCTTGGGAAGCTGACTTCTTTGTTCAACTTGACTTTAAATGATAACCAGCTTTCTGGTCAGGTACCCGAAGAGATTGGAAAACTATCCAATTTGGAGTTTCTTGACTTGTCAATGAATCACCTAAGTGGTCCAATACCACCTCAATTAGGGGATTGCTCCAAACTCCACTATCTGAAATTGAgcgaaaatgttttaaatggaagCATTCCTTTTCAGATCGGTAACCTAGTATACCTACAGGGCTTACTAGATctaagtcataactccctcaatggACATATATCACCACAACTTGCAAAATTGATTCGCCTGGAAAAGTTAAACCTCTCCCACAACATGTTGTCAGGCTCCATTCCACCTTCTTTTGAAGGGATGTTCAGCTTGcaatccattgatttttcatacaatgctTTGGAAGGTCCTATTCCCAACAGCAAAAGCTTTCAGAAGGCTCCTATAGAGGCGTTCATAAAAAATAAAGGCTTATGTGGTGAAGTGCAAGGCTTGCGACCTTGCAATGCCTCTTCAACAGGTCATGCCGATGTGAAGAAAGGCCACAGAGTTGTATTCCTCGTTATTCTTCCTCTCTTGGTGACCTCGTTTCTTTTATTTGTAATTGTTGGCATTTCTTTCATTTGTtaccaaagaagaagaaatatagagAAAGGGATTCTTGTGAGGAGCAACGaaaatccattttcaatatggaattatgatgggaTTGCTGTATTCGAAGACATCGTGGAAGTGACAGAGGGTTTTGACGACAAATACTGCATTGGAACTGGAGGGTGTGGGAAAGTTTACAAAGCAAATCTACCAATGGGCGAGGTagtagctgtgaagaaacttCACCCACTTGAAGGTGGGGATCATTTtgatcaaagaagttttagaaatgAGATACGAGCATTAACTGAAATCCGTCATCGCAACATTGTGAAGCTTTATGGCTTTTGCTCCCATGCTCGATGTTCGTTTCTAGTCTACCAGTACATGGAAAGGGGAAGCTTGGCAAGCATCCTAAGCAATGATGAAGGCACTGCACAGCTGGACTGGACTCTAAGGGTCAAGATTATTAAAGGTGTGTCCCATGCTTTATCTTACATGCACCATGATTGTACCCCGCCGATTATCCATCGAGACCTATCAAGCAAGAACATTCTATTGAATTCAGAACTTGAGGCTATTGTCTCTGATTTTGGAACTGCAAGATTGCTGATACCTGATTCGTCAAATTGGACTATGCTTGCAGGCACTTATGGATATATTGCTCCTG AACTTGCATATACAATAAGGGTGACTGAAAAATGCGATGTATATAGCTTTGGCGTTGTGGCACTTGAAGTGATGATGGGAAGGCATCCTGGGGAGCTCATCTCCTCTTTGTCATCACCAAATAGAGAAGATATATTGCTGAAGGATTTGTTGGACAAACGTCTCTCTGATCCGATGGCGGAGGTTGCACGAGAAGTTGTATTTGTGGTGTCCATGGCACTTGCATGCATTCGGCTGGATCCAAACTCTCGGCCAACCATGCACCGTGTGGCTCAGGAGCTATCGGTTGGTGGGCCGTCTTTCTCTCTAGAACCATTCCATGCACTTACATTACGTCAACTGATGGATCTCAAGGTATAA
- the LOC131239937 gene encoding MDIS1-interacting receptor like kinase 2-like isoform X2, which translates to MAIHTSLSPAFLPVLLSFIFSHPTSFTAAAPPSSLLSEAEALLKWKASLSPAQSLLSWSLTASNATTNTISPCNWSGISCNSLGSVTEISLPTAGLQGRLDSLSFLSFPNLLHLNLSSNTLTGNIPTHIGTLYKLTSLDLSTNNLYGILPLSMANLSHISELNISSNEISGKLDPIFFTNWTKLISFQLQNNQFTGNIPSEIRLLTNLQILNLGGNKINGSIPWEIGNLVNLNEIVLSYNNLTGPIPPPLGNLSSLTILNLYSNQIYGSIPPEIGNLVNLKELDLYNNLVTGSVPSTLGNLTKLTFLSLIDCQLSGSLPQEMMNMTNLSELYLHGNNFSGDLPQLCHGGSLKRFTAFDNHFTGEIPKSFRNCTSLTRARLNGNQLVANVSEAFGVYPHLIFMDISDNMLFGELLPNWGECKNLTKLQFSGNMISGRIPPEIGQLRQLEVLGLSSNRLVGEIPKELGKLTSLFNLTLNDNQLSGQVPEEIGKLSNLEFLDLSMNHLSGPIPPQLGDCSKLHYLKLSENVLNGSIPFQIGNLVYLQGLLDLSHNSLNGHISPQLAKLIRLEKLNLSHNMLSGSIPPSFEGMFSLQSIDFSYNALEGPIPNSKSFQKAPIEAFIKNKGLCGEVQGLRPCNASSTGHADVKKGHRVVFLVILPLLVTSFLLFVIVGISFICYQRRRNIEKGILVRSNENPFSIWNYDGIAVFEDIVEVTEGFDDKYCIGTGGCGKVYKANLPMGEVVAVKKLHPLEGGDHFDQRSFRNEIRALTEIRHRNIVKLYGFCSHARCSFLVYQYMERGSLASILSNDEGTAQLDWTLRVKIIKELAYTIRVTEKCDVYSFGVVALEVMMGRHPGELISSLSSPNREDILLKDLLDKRLSDPMAEVAREVVFVVSMALACIRLDPNSRPTMHRVAQELSVGGPSFSLEPFHALTLRQLMDLKV; encoded by the exons ATGGCTATACATACATCTCTCTCCCCTGCATTTCTGCCCGTTTTACTATCCTTCATTTTTTCCCATCCAACATCATTtacagcagcagcaccaccatcATCGCTACTCTCAGAAGCAGAGGCTCTCCTGAAATGGAAAGCCAGCCTCTCGCCAGCACAATCTCTCCTTTCATGGTCGCTTACTGCTTCGAATGCTACCACCAATACAATCTCTCCTTGCAATTGGAGTGGGATCTCATGCAACAGCCTTGGAAGTGTAACAGAGATAAGCCTACCGACTGCGGGCTTGCAAGGTAGGCTCGATAGCTTGAGCTTCTTATCATTTCCAAACCTTCTCCATCTCAATCTCAGTAGCAACACCCTCACTGGAAACATCCCAACCCATATTGGCACTCTTTACAAACTCACTTCCCTCGATCTATCTACAAATAATCTTTATGGTATTTTACCCCTTTCAATGGCTAATCTTAGTCACATTTCAGAGCTCAACATCTCATCTAATGAAATAAGTGGCAAACTAGATCCCATTTTCTTCACCAATTGGACCAAACTCATCTCTTTTCAGTTACAGAACAATCAATTCACAGGAAACATTCCATCTGAAATCAGGCTGCttacaaatctccaaatcttgaaCCTCGgaggaaataaaataaatggatcaaTACCTTGGGAAATAGGAaatcttgtgaatttgaatgagATAGTCTTGTCCTATAACAATCTGACTGGTCCCATCCCTCCTCCTTTAGGTAATTTGAGTAGCCTTACAATTTTAAATCTCTACAGTAACCAAATTTATGGTTCAATTCCACCAGAAATAGGAAATCTGGTTAATCTCAAGGAGCTTGATTTGTACAATAACCTTGTAACAGGTTCtgtcccttccactttaggaaacTTGACCAAGCTTACTTTTTTGTCCCTTATTGACTGTCAGTTATCTGGTTCCTTGCCTCAAGAAATGATGAACATGACAAATCTTTCTGAACTCTACTTGCATGGCAACAACTTCTCCGGCGATTTACCTCAGTTATGCCATGGTGGATCTCTTAAACGATTCACTGCATTTGACAACCATTTCACTGGTGAGATCCCGAAAAGCTTCAGAAACTGCACTAGCTTAACAAGAGCGCGACTCAATGGAAACCAACTTGTTGCAAATGTATCCGAAGCTTTTGGTGTATACCCACATCTCATATTCATGGACATCAGCGACAACATGTTGTTTGGTGAACTCTTACCGAACTGGGGAGAATGCAAAAACCTAACAAAGCTACAATTCTCTGGGAACATGATCAGCGGTCGAATTCCTCCGGAGATTGGGCAATTGAGGCAGCTAGAAGTGCTGGGTCTTTCTTCAAACCGTCTAGTAGGAGAGATTCCAAAGGAGCTTGGGAAGCTGACTTCTTTGTTCAACTTGACTTTAAATGATAACCAGCTTTCTGGTCAGGTACCCGAAGAGATTGGAAAACTATCCAATTTGGAGTTTCTTGACTTGTCAATGAATCACCTAAGTGGTCCAATACCACCTCAATTAGGGGATTGCTCCAAACTCCACTATCTGAAATTGAgcgaaaatgttttaaatggaagCATTCCTTTTCAGATCGGTAACCTAGTATACCTACAGGGCTTACTAGATctaagtcataactccctcaatggACATATATCACCACAACTTGCAAAATTGATTCGCCTGGAAAAGTTAAACCTCTCCCACAACATGTTGTCAGGCTCCATTCCACCTTCTTTTGAAGGGATGTTCAGCTTGcaatccattgatttttcatacaatgctTTGGAAGGTCCTATTCCCAACAGCAAAAGCTTTCAGAAGGCTCCTATAGAGGCGTTCATAAAAAATAAAGGCTTATGTGGTGAAGTGCAAGGCTTGCGACCTTGCAATGCCTCTTCAACAGGTCATGCCGATGTGAAGAAAGGCCACAGAGTTGTATTCCTCGTTATTCTTCCTCTCTTGGTGACCTCGTTTCTTTTATTTGTAATTGTTGGCATTTCTTTCATTTGTtaccaaagaagaagaaatatagagAAAGGGATTCTTGTGAGGAGCAACGaaaatccattttcaatatggaattatgatgggaTTGCTGTATTCGAAGACATCGTGGAAGTGACAGAGGGTTTTGACGACAAATACTGCATTGGAACTGGAGGGTGTGGGAAAGTTTACAAAGCAAATCTACCAATGGGCGAGGTagtagctgtgaagaaacttCACCCACTTGAAGGTGGGGATCATTTtgatcaaagaagttttagaaatgAGATACGAGCATTAACTGAAATCCGTCATCGCAACATTGTGAAGCTTTATGGCTTTTGCTCCCATGCTCGATGTTCGTTTCTAGTCTACCAGTACATGGAAAGGGGAAGCTTGGCAAGCATCCTAAGCAATGATGAAGGCACTGCACAGCTGGACTGGACTCTAAGGGTCAAGATTATTAAAG AACTTGCATATACAATAAGGGTGACTGAAAAATGCGATGTATATAGCTTTGGCGTTGTGGCACTTGAAGTGATGATGGGAAGGCATCCTGGGGAGCTCATCTCCTCTTTGTCATCACCAAATAGAGAAGATATATTGCTGAAGGATTTGTTGGACAAACGTCTCTCTGATCCGATGGCGGAGGTTGCACGAGAAGTTGTATTTGTGGTGTCCATGGCACTTGCATGCATTCGGCTGGATCCAAACTCTCGGCCAACCATGCACCGTGTGGCTCAGGAGCTATCGGTTGGTGGGCCGTCTTTCTCTCTAGAACCATTCCATGCACTTACATTACGTCAACTGATGGATCTCAAGGTATAA